In Oxalobacteraceae bacterium OTU3CINTB1, the sequence CTGATCGTGAAATCCGTCAAGCCGTCGAGCTGGGCGTGGCCTCGATCGAAGAACTGCGCCGCGACCTGGGCGTGTCGACCTGCTGCGGCCAATGCTTCGATTGCGCCGAACAAATCCTCAACGAGCATCTGGCAACGATCCAGGCCACCGCAGAGATCAAAGAAACCGTGCTGAAGCGTCCCGTCTTCACCAACTAATTATGAACACCATGACTTATAGCCGGACGGCGCCCTCGCTGTCCGTGAACGACGCTGGACTGCGCCAAATGAAAGCGCGCGGACGCAGGTTCGCGCCGCTGGCGGCGATCGTCGTGGGTCATGCGTTGATGTTTTATGCGATCAATTCGGGGATGATGAGCAAGATCGCCGTCGCCGT encodes:
- a CDS encoding (2Fe-2S)-binding protein, which encodes MIVCVCNNISDREIRQAVELGVASIEELRRDLGVSTCCGQCFDCAEQILNEHLATIQATAEIKETVLKRPVFTN